A window from Streptomyces sp. NBC_00271 encodes these proteins:
- a CDS encoding APC family permease yields the protein MTDTLRPVEQALPDAAPTASGSPQKLKRSIGIVGGTLLTLSCVTPASTLFVVVPDLFSSLGTATALTIAIGSLLCIAVAFCYSELGTLIPSAGGEYAMVSTMAGRLAGWLVFVLSLLVVMIVPPVIAMGTADYLAPIVHLNPSMAGAGVMLLATLAGLLDLRANAWITGVFLVLEVIAAAVVAVLGFTHSRRGVDSLTSMQVAGSGGHTDTVTAMLVVSGLAIALFITQGFSTAVYLSEELENPRRNVARTVLATLAISTVIILVPVVAITMGASDLSTLTGGDISSMVTAWSNSAVGTFVSLCVALAIINAGIVMVIQNSRVLFASARDKAWPEPVNQSLSRLGRFGSPWVATLLVGVPGALLCFVNLDTLYGVTGVSVTAMYLLVAVAALLARRGQHRHTPAWRMPLWPAMPVLLIAVLAYILSQQEMTYLLWTGGITAVATLYWAFYLRPRRETRWLVSIPEDVQA from the coding sequence ATGACCGACACGCTTCGCCCTGTCGAGCAGGCCCTGCCGGACGCCGCCCCCACGGCCTCCGGGAGCCCCCAAAAGCTCAAGCGTTCCATCGGCATCGTCGGCGGCACCTTGCTGACGCTCTCGTGCGTGACGCCCGCCTCCACGCTCTTCGTGGTCGTGCCCGACCTGTTCTCGTCCCTCGGCACGGCGACCGCGCTCACCATCGCGATCGGCTCGCTGCTCTGTATCGCCGTGGCGTTCTGCTACTCGGAGCTGGGCACCCTCATCCCCAGCGCGGGCGGCGAGTACGCCATGGTGTCGACGATGGCCGGACGACTCGCGGGCTGGCTGGTCTTCGTGCTCTCCCTCCTCGTCGTGATGATCGTGCCGCCGGTGATCGCGATGGGCACCGCGGACTACCTGGCGCCGATCGTGCACCTCAACCCGTCGATGGCGGGCGCGGGCGTGATGCTCCTGGCCACCCTCGCGGGCCTGCTCGACCTGAGGGCCAACGCCTGGATCACCGGCGTCTTCCTCGTCCTTGAGGTCATCGCGGCGGCCGTCGTGGCGGTGCTGGGCTTCACGCACAGCCGGCGCGGCGTGGACAGCCTCACCTCGATGCAGGTGGCGGGCTCCGGCGGCCACACGGACACCGTGACGGCCATGCTGGTGGTCTCGGGGCTCGCGATCGCCCTCTTCATCACCCAGGGCTTCTCGACCGCGGTCTACCTCTCCGAGGAACTGGAGAACCCTCGCCGCAACGTCGCCCGTACGGTCCTGGCCACCCTCGCCATCTCGACCGTGATCATCCTGGTCCCGGTCGTCGCGATCACCATGGGCGCCTCGGACCTGTCCACCCTCACCGGCGGCGACATCAGCAGCATGGTCACGGCATGGTCCAACTCCGCCGTCGGCACCTTCGTCAGCCTCTGCGTCGCCCTCGCGATCATCAACGCGGGCATCGTCATGGTCATCCAGAACTCCCGGGTGCTGTTCGCCTCCGCCCGTGACAAGGCCTGGCCCGAGCCGGTCAACCAGAGCCTCTCGCGCCTCGGCCGCTTCGGCTCCCCGTGGGTCGCCACCCTCCTGGTGGGCGTCCCCGGTGCCCTCCTCTGCTTCGTCAACCTGGACACCCTGTACGGCGTCACGGGCGTCTCGGTGACGGCCATGTACCTGCTCGTCGCGGTCGCCGCCCTGCTCGCCCGGCGCGGCCAGCACCGCCACACCCCGGCCTGGCGCATGCCGCTGTGGCCCGCGATGCCGGTGCTCCTCATCGCGGTCCTCGCCTACATCCTGAGCCAGCAGGAGATGACGTACCTGCTGTGGACCGGCGGCATCACAGCCGTCGCCACTCTCTACTGGGCCTTCTACCTCCGCCCGCGCCGCGAGACCCGCTGGCTGGTGTCGATCCCGGAGGACGTCCAGGCCTGA